The following nucleotide sequence is from Streptomyces bathyalis.
CGCGGGAACCGGCGGGAGCAGACGAGTGCCCGCGTAGGTTACGGGCGGCGGGGCTCTGACGGGCCGCTTTTACTCCACAATGGAAAAGCTCGGGCCCCGTTGATCGATTCTGGTGAACGATTCGTCGCGCCATCCGTAGTGCCGGGTGTGGCCGACAGAATCGAGGAGTCATGAGTGCCCGTAGGAAGGCCCCTGGGAAGGGCCGTAAGAAGCTGCTCGCCGCCGTGCTCACCGTGGCCGTCCTGGGTGTGGCCGGCGTGCTGGTCGTACCTCAGCTCTACGCGTCCTGGGCGAATTCCAAGGCCGAGAAGGCGCCGGAACTCGAAGACAGCGGCAAGTCCGAGTCGTTCAAGGCGAGCGATCTCGAAGGCGCCTGGAAGGTGGGAGGCGGCGGCTCCTTCGCGGGCTACCGCGTCAAGGAGGTGCTGCGCGGAGAGAACGTGACGGTCACCGGCCGCTCCAAGAGTGTGACCGGCTCCCTGAACGTGGACGGCGGCACCCTGCGCGAGGCGCGCTTCAGCGTCGACGTCGCCGACATCAAGACGCCGGAAGCCACGCGCGACGTGTACTTCCGCAAGAACGCCATGGAGACCGACAAGTTCCCCAAGGCCGGTTTCAAAGTGACGAAGCCAGTGGACGTAGGGGCACTCGCCGACGGCCGTACGCACAACGTCAAGCTGAAGGGCGATCTGACGGTGCACGGTGTGCAGCGGCCCGTGTCGTTCACCGCGAAGACACAGGCGGGCCCCAACAAGACGAAGATCGTCGGGAGCATCCCCATCACCTTCCAGGACTTCGGCGTGAAGGCGCCGAGTCTGGGCTTCGTGAAGGTCGAGAATCAGGGCTCGGTGGAGTTCTCGCTGGCTGCCGAACCGTCATGAGGCGGTGCTCTCAGCCTGTCCACCCGTGGCCGGACGGGATCGCCTTCGCCACCTCCGGCCCCGGGGCGGTCCCGTCGTCCATCACCATGACAGGTCAGCGTGACGCCCCTCGTACGGGCCGCAACGCCGCATTCAACGGCACCGAGTTCGGCTGAGGGCCTCTTCCTCCGGCGGCCGGGGCTCAGGGCAGGGCCTTGCGGAAATCGGCGTAGCGCCTACGGGAGTGCCGGCCGACGGTGGTACTTGACGGCGGCCAGGGCTCACTGTGCCGATCTCGATGATGTCGCCGCCGCAGGTGAGCCGGTAGACGATGGCCCGCGCACAAGCGCGGGTCGGTGAAGGTCTTGGTCCTTCCCGAGAAGAATTCGTTGGAGGCGATCGCGACGCTGTTGCGTTCTTCGCGCTCGGTCAGGACCTGGAAGAGGCCAAATCAAGCCGGGAAGGCTGGCTTGTCGGTGCTCGGACCTAGCATGCGGAGCATGACGCGGTATGCCGACGAGGATCTGCACGGTGCGGAGTTCCGCGAGTGCGATCTGACCGGCGCGCGCCTGGTCGGCGTCGTCATGCAGGATGCCGTGATCGACGGGCTCATCACCAACCTCGTGGTGAACGGTGTCGAGGTCACCGAGTACGTCGAGGCAGAGCTCGACCGGCGTCATCCGGTGCGGGTGCTGATCCGCTCCGAGGACCCTGCCGATCTGCGCGAAGCATCGCGTCAGCTCCATGCCGGCTGGGCCGCCACGATCGAGCGGATCCGCCGTACGCCCGGCATCGAGCGCCGCAGCGTGAACGACGAGTGGTCGGCGGTGCAGACGCTGCGGCACCTGGTGTTCGTGCACGACTCGTGGTTCCGCCGCTGCTGCCTGGGCTCGACGGAGCT
It contains:
- a CDS encoding YceI family protein, whose translation is MSARRKAPGKGRKKLLAAVLTVAVLGVAGVLVVPQLYASWANSKAEKAPELEDSGKSESFKASDLEGAWKVGGGGSFAGYRVKEVLRGENVTVTGRSKSVTGSLNVDGGTLREARFSVDVADIKTPEATRDVYFRKNAMETDKFPKAGFKVTKPVDVGALADGRTHNVKLKGDLTVHGVQRPVSFTAKTQAGPNKTKIVGSIPITFQDFGVKAPSLGFVKVENQGSVEFSLAAEPS
- a CDS encoding DinB family protein, translated to MTRYADEDLHGAEFRECDLTGARLVGVVMQDAVIDGLITNLVVNGVEVTEYVEAELDRRHPVRVLIRSEDPADLREASRQLHAGWAATIERIRRTPGIERRSVNDEWSAVQTLRHLVFVHDSWFRRCCLGSTELFTPMGIGTTVEPYRGAHGLDLSLDPALEEILSVRDAQAAELEAWLDEVTAVQLAARAPVPDDDVWPPYARGRSVRQCLGTVLNETFEHHGFCVRDLDLIEAQDAE